Proteins from one Salmonella bongori NCTC 12419 genomic window:
- the btuC gene encoding vitamin B12 ABC transporter permease BtuC produces the protein MLTFARQQQRRNVRWLLSLSLLVLLATFLSLCAGEQWIAPGDWLSARGELFVWQIRLPRTLAVLLVGAALALSGAVMQALFENPLAEPGLLGVSNGAGVGLIAAVLLGQGQLPGWALGLCAIAGALTITLILLRFARRHLSTSRLLLAGVALGIICSALMTWAIYFSTSFDLRQLMYWMMGGFGGVDWQQSWLMIALIPVLIWICCQSQPMNMLALGETSARQLGLPLWFWRNLLVVATGWMVGVSVALAGAIGFIGLVIPHILRLCGLTDHRVLLPACALTGAIALLLADVVARLALASAELPIGVVTATLGAPVFIWLLLKSAR, from the coding sequence ATGCTGACTTTTGCCCGCCAACAACAGCGACGAAACGTACGCTGGCTTCTGAGCCTGTCATTGCTGGTGCTACTGGCTACATTTCTGAGCTTATGCGCAGGTGAACAGTGGATTGCTCCCGGTGACTGGCTCAGTGCCCGGGGAGAGCTGTTTGTCTGGCAAATTCGCCTTCCCCGAACACTGGCCGTACTGCTGGTTGGCGCTGCACTGGCCTTATCTGGCGCCGTGATGCAGGCCCTGTTTGAAAATCCCCTTGCTGAACCAGGCTTGCTTGGCGTCTCGAATGGGGCTGGCGTTGGGCTTATTGCCGCCGTTTTGTTGGGACAGGGACAACTGCCAGGATGGGCGCTGGGTCTGTGCGCTATTGCCGGAGCACTTACTATTACATTGATTTTGCTGCGTTTTGCGCGACGGCATCTCTCTACCAGCCGTTTACTGTTGGCGGGCGTCGCGCTGGGGATTATCTGTAGCGCGCTGATGACGTGGGCCATCTATTTTTCCACCTCTTTCGACCTAAGGCAGTTAATGTACTGGATGATGGGCGGTTTCGGCGGTGTTGACTGGCAACAGAGCTGGTTAATGATCGCGCTCATTCCGGTGTTAATCTGGATATGTTGTCAGTCGCAGCCGATGAATATGCTGGCGTTGGGGGAGACCTCGGCACGGCAGCTTGGGCTGCCGCTGTGGTTCTGGCGCAATCTGTTGGTCGTTGCTACTGGCTGGATGGTCGGTGTGAGTGTGGCACTGGCGGGTGCTATTGGTTTTATCGGCCTGGTTATTCCGCATATTTTGCGTCTCTGCGGCTTAACCGATCACCGGGTATTACTTCCCGCTTGTGCGCTGACGGGGGCGATTGCACTACTACTGGCGGATGTGGTCGCCCGACTGGCACTGGCGTCGGCGGAATTGCCTATCGGCGTGGTCACTGCCACGCTGGGCGCGCCGGTATTTATCTGGTTGTTGCTCAAATCTGCGCGTTAG
- the hemP gene encoding hemin uptake protein HemP: MSRMDNTELPHPQETDNEMLLPAAERRVSSQALLGPDGKVIIDHNGQEYLLRKTQAGKLLLTK; encoded by the coding sequence ATGTCGCGTATGGATAACACCGAATTGCCCCACCCTCAGGAAACAGACAATGAAATGCTTCTCCCTGCCGCTGAACGGCGCGTCAGCAGTCAGGCGCTATTAGGTCCGGACGGCAAAGTCATTATTGATCACAACGGTCAGGAATATCTGTTGCGCAAGACCCAGGCAGGAAAACTCCTGTTAACCAAATAG
- a CDS encoding glutathione peroxidase — MQNSLLNTQVTTIDGEVTTLEKYAGKVLLIVNVASRCGLTPQYEQLENIQKAWADRGFVVLGFPCNQFMGQEPGSEEEIKTYCTSTWGVTFPMFSKIDVNGEARHPLYQKLVAAAPTAVAPEKSGFYERMVSKGRTPLYPDDILWNFEKFLVGRDGQVIQRFSPDMTPEDPIVMESIKIALAK, encoded by the coding sequence ATGCAAAACTCGCTTCTTAATACGCAAGTTACGACGATTGATGGAGAGGTTACGACGCTTGAAAAATATGCCGGGAAGGTGTTACTCATTGTGAACGTCGCCTCCAGATGTGGCCTGACGCCGCAATATGAGCAGTTGGAAAATATCCAGAAGGCGTGGGCAGACAGGGGGTTTGTCGTGTTGGGTTTTCCCTGCAATCAGTTTATGGGGCAGGAACCTGGTAGTGAAGAAGAGATTAAAACCTACTGCACCAGTACCTGGGGTGTAACGTTCCCGATGTTCAGTAAAATCGACGTTAACGGCGAAGCGCGCCATCCGCTGTATCAAAAACTGGTAGCTGCAGCGCCCACGGCTGTCGCGCCGGAAAAAAGTGGCTTTTACGAGCGGATGGTCAGTAAAGGCCGTACGCCACTCTATCCGGACGATATCTTATGGAATTTTGAAAAATTTTTAGTCGGCCGGGATGGTCAGGTGATACAGCGTTTTTCACCGGATATGACGCCTGAAGATCCGATTGTGATGGAAAGCATAAAAATCGCGTTGGCAAAATAA
- the pheS gene encoding phenylalanine--tRNA ligase subunit alpha, which translates to MSHLAELVANAAAAINQASDVAALDNVRVEYLGKKGHLTLQMTTLRDLPPEERPAAGAVINEAKEQVQQALNARKAELERAALNARLAAETIDISLPGRRIENGGLHPVTRTIDRIESFFGELGFTVATGPEIEDDYHNFDALNIPGHHPARADHDTFWFDATRLLRTQTSGVQIRTMKAQQPPIRIIAPGRVYRNDYDQTHTPMFHQMEGLIVDTNISFTNLKGTLHDFLRNFFEEDLQIRFRPSYFPFTEPSAEVDVMGKNGKWLEVLGCGMVHPNVLRNVGIDPEIYSGFAFGMGMERLTMLRYGVTDLRAFFENDLRFLKQFK; encoded by the coding sequence ATGTCACATCTCGCAGAGCTGGTTGCCAATGCAGCGGCCGCCATTAACCAGGCGTCAGATGTTGCCGCGTTAGACAATGTACGCGTCGAATATTTGGGCAAGAAAGGGCACTTAACCCTTCAAATGACAACCCTTCGTGACCTGCCACCCGAAGAACGTCCGGCTGCAGGGGCTGTCATTAACGAAGCGAAAGAGCAGGTACAACAGGCGCTTAACGCACGTAAAGCAGAGCTGGAGCGCGCAGCGCTGAATGCCCGTTTGGCCGCTGAAACCATTGATATCTCCCTGCCGGGGCGTCGTATTGAGAACGGCGGTCTGCATCCGGTCACCCGCACCATTGACCGTATTGAAAGTTTTTTTGGTGAACTTGGCTTTACCGTAGCAACAGGGCCAGAAATTGAAGATGACTACCATAACTTTGATGCGTTAAACATTCCAGGCCACCACCCGGCGCGCGCTGACCACGATACCTTCTGGTTTGACGCGACCCGTTTGCTGCGCACGCAAACTTCCGGCGTCCAGATCCGGACAATGAAAGCGCAGCAGCCGCCGATCCGCATTATTGCTCCGGGCCGCGTATATCGTAATGACTACGACCAGACGCATACGCCGATGTTCCATCAGATGGAAGGTCTGATTGTTGATACCAACATCAGCTTCACCAACCTTAAAGGTACGCTGCACGACTTTCTGCGTAATTTCTTTGAAGAGGATCTACAGATTCGTTTCCGTCCTTCTTATTTCCCGTTTACCGAACCTTCTGCCGAAGTGGATGTGATGGGCAAAAATGGCAAATGGCTGGAAGTGCTGGGCTGTGGGATGGTGCATCCGAATGTGCTGCGTAATGTCGGTATCGATCCGGAAATCTATTCCGGCTTCGCCTTTGGTATGGGAATGGAGCGTCTGACGATGTTGCGTTACGGCGTTACTGACCTGCGTGCATTCTTCGAAAACGATTTGCGTTTCCTTAAACAGTTTAAATAA
- the selO gene encoding protein adenylyltransferase SelO, producing the protein MTLSFTARWRDELPATYTALLPTPLKNARLIWFNDALAQQLAIPVSLFDTTNGAGVWGGETLLPGMSPLAQVYSGHQFGVWAGQLGDGRGILLGEQILADGSTLDWHLKGAGLTPYSRMGDGRAVLRSTIRESLASEAMHYLGIPTTRALSIVTSDTAVQRETQEAGAMLMRLAQSHMRFGHFEHFYYRREPEKVKQLADFAIRHYWPQWQDAPERYVLWFEEVVIRTGTLIAEWQAAGFAHGVMNTDNMSILGLTIDYGPFGFLDDYDPGFIGNHSDHQGRYRFDNQPAVALWNLQRLAQTLTPFIAADVLNNALERYQEALLTRYGQRMRQKLGFFTRQKDDNALLNELFSLMAREGSDYTLTFRMLSHTEQQSASSPLRDMFIDRAGFDAWFDRYRARLRTEAVDDMQRQQQMQSVNPAVVLRNWLAQRAIEAAEQDDMSELHRLHEILRQPFADRDDDYASRPPEWGKRLEVSCSS; encoded by the coding sequence ATGACCCTGTCTTTTACAGCTCGCTGGCGCGATGAACTGCCAGCAACATATACCGCGCTTTTACCCACACCGTTAAAAAATGCGCGTCTGATCTGGTTTAACGACGCGCTGGCGCAGCAGTTGGCCATCCCCGTTTCGTTATTTGACACGACAAACGGCGCTGGCGTCTGGGGCGGCGAAACCTTGTTGCCCGGCATGTCGCCTTTAGCGCAGGTGTATAGCGGACACCAGTTCGGTGTCTGGGCAGGGCAACTCGGCGACGGGCGAGGGATTTTGTTAGGAGAACAAATCCTGGCGGATGGCTCAACCCTTGACTGGCATCTGAAAGGTGCCGGATTAACGCCTTATTCCCGAATGGGGGATGGGCGCGCCGTCCTGCGTTCAACTATACGTGAAAGCCTTGCCAGCGAAGCCATGCACTATCTGGGCATTCCCACTACGCGCGCGTTATCTATCGTGACCAGCGATACAGCGGTTCAGCGAGAGACACAGGAGGCCGGCGCGATGTTGATGCGACTGGCGCAAAGCCATATGCGCTTTGGCCATTTTGAGCATTTCTACTACCGCCGCGAGCCGGAAAAAGTTAAGCAACTGGCCGATTTCGCTATTCGCCATTACTGGCCGCAATGGCAGGATGCGCCGGAGCGGTATGTATTATGGTTTGAAGAGGTCGTGATACGTACAGGCACGCTTATCGCCGAGTGGCAGGCAGCTGGTTTTGCGCATGGCGTTATGAATACGGATAATATGTCAATTCTTGGGTTAACTATCGACTATGGCCCATTTGGTTTTCTTGACGATTACGATCCTGGCTTCATTGGTAACCATTCCGATCATCAGGGACGTTATCGTTTCGACAACCAACCTGCGGTTGCGCTGTGGAATTTACAACGACTGGCACAGACGTTAACGCCTTTTATCGCAGCCGATGTTTTAAACAATGCGCTGGAACGTTACCAGGAAGCGCTTTTAACGCGCTATGGGCAACGTATGCGTCAGAAGCTGGGTTTCTTTACAAGGCAAAAAGACGATAACGCTTTACTTAATGAATTGTTCAGTCTGATGGCGCGTGAAGGGAGTGATTATACCCTTACGTTTCGGATGTTAAGCCACACCGAGCAACAGAGCGCTTCCTCCCCGCTGCGTGATATGTTTATCGATCGTGCAGGGTTTGATGCCTGGTTCGACCGCTACCGGGCGCGATTACGAACAGAGGCGGTGGATGATATGCAGCGTCAACAGCAGATGCAGAGTGTGAACCCTGCAGTTGTATTGCGCAACTGGCTGGCGCAGCGGGCGATAGAGGCGGCTGAACAGGATGATATGTCCGAATTGCATCGATTACATGAAATACTACGCCAGCCTTTTGCCGACAGGGATGATGACTATGCCAGCCGACCTCCAGAGTGGGGAAAGCGGCTGGAAGTGAGTTGCTCAAGTTAA
- the btuD gene encoding vitamin B12 ABC transporter ATP-binding protein BtuD, with translation MSQLMQLTDVAENTRLGPLSGEVSAGEILHLVGPNGAGKSTLLARMAGLTSGDGRIMFAGAPLDAWSAAMLAQHRAYLAQQQNPPFAMPVWHYLTLHQPDKTRTGQLNEVADMLGLGDKLGRSVNQLSGGEWQRVRLAAVVLQIHPDANPVGQLLLLDEPMNSLDVAQQNALDSVLHQLCQAGIAIVMSSHDLNHTLRHAHKAWLLKRGKLLASGTREAVLTPANLAQAYGLRFRRLDVEGHQMLISAT, from the coding sequence ATGTCTCAGTTGATGCAATTAACCGATGTTGCTGAAAACACCCGCCTGGGACCGCTTTCCGGCGAGGTAAGCGCAGGAGAGATCCTTCATCTTGTCGGGCCGAACGGCGCCGGAAAAAGTACGCTTCTGGCGCGTATGGCGGGGTTAACTTCCGGTGATGGGCGCATTATGTTTGCTGGAGCGCCGCTGGACGCGTGGTCGGCGGCAATGCTCGCCCAACATCGTGCTTATCTTGCGCAACAGCAAAACCCGCCGTTCGCCATGCCGGTCTGGCATTACCTGACATTACATCAACCTGACAAAACGCGCACTGGTCAACTTAACGAGGTGGCCGATATGCTTGGCCTGGGGGATAAATTAGGGCGAAGCGTCAACCAGCTTTCCGGCGGTGAGTGGCAGCGGGTTCGCCTTGCCGCCGTCGTGCTACAAATTCATCCTGACGCCAATCCGGTTGGCCAATTATTGCTGCTTGATGAGCCGATGAATAGCCTTGATGTTGCGCAACAAAATGCCCTTGATAGCGTATTACATCAATTGTGCCAGGCTGGAATCGCGATTGTGATGAGCAGCCACGATCTGAACCATACCCTGCGGCATGCGCATAAAGCCTGGTTGCTAAAGCGCGGTAAGCTCCTTGCCAGCGGTACCAGGGAGGCGGTGTTGACGCCCGCTAATCTGGCGCAAGCTTACGGACTGCGTTTCCGACGGCTTGATGTCGAGGGCCATCAAATGCTCATATCGGCCACTTAA
- the ihfA gene encoding integration host factor subunit alpha, whose translation MALTKAEMSEYLFDKLGLSKRDAKELVELFFEEIRRALENGEQVKLSGFGNFDLRDKNQRPGRNPKTGEDIPITARRVVTFRPGQKLKSRVENASPKEE comes from the coding sequence ATGGCGCTTACAAAAGCTGAAATGTCAGAATATCTGTTTGATAAGCTTGGGCTTAGCAAGCGGGATGCCAAAGAACTGGTTGAACTGTTTTTCGAAGAGATCCGTCGTGCTCTGGAAAACGGTGAGCAGGTGAAACTCTCTGGTTTTGGTAACTTCGATCTGCGTGATAAAAATCAACGTCCGGGACGTAACCCGAAAACGGGTGAAGATATTCCTATTACAGCACGGCGCGTGGTGACCTTCAGACCCGGGCAGAAGTTAAAGAGCCGGGTCGAAAACGCTTCGCCGAAAGAAGAGTAA
- the aroH gene encoding 3-deoxy-7-phosphoheptulonate synthase AroH — MNRTDELRTARIDSLVTPTELAQRYPVSSSVASHVTDSRRRIEKILNGEDPRLLVVIGPCSIHDLNAAMEYATQLQTQRQKHQTRLEIVMRTYFEKPRTVVGWKGLISDPDLNGSYRVNHGLELARRLLLQVNELGVPTATEFLDMVTGQFIADLISWGAIGARTTESQIHREMASALSCPVGFKNGTDGNTRIAVDAIRASRASHMFLSPDKNGQMTIYQTSGNPYGHIIMRGGKKPNYHAEDIAAACDTLHEFDLPEHLVVDFSHGNCQKQHRRQLEVCDDICQQIRHGSTAIAGVMAESFLREGTQKIISGQPLVYGQSITDPCLNWEDTEILLEKLAAAVDSRF, encoded by the coding sequence ATGAACAGAACCGACGAACTCCGTACTGCGCGTATCGACAGCCTGGTGACACCGACCGAACTTGCGCAGCGGTATCCTGTGTCGTCCTCCGTCGCCAGTCATGTTACCGACTCCCGACGCCGGATAGAAAAAATATTAAACGGTGAAGATCCACGGCTACTGGTCGTCATTGGCCCCTGTTCGATTCACGATCTGAATGCCGCCATGGAATACGCAACGCAGCTCCAGACGCAACGCCAGAAGCATCAGACGCGCCTGGAGATCGTCATGCGCACCTATTTTGAAAAGCCGCGTACCGTAGTGGGCTGGAAAGGCCTGATTTCCGATCCCGATCTGAATGGAAGTTACCGTGTCAATCATGGACTGGAGCTGGCGCGGCGCTTGCTATTGCAGGTGAACGAACTGGGGGTGCCGACCGCTACGGAATTTCTTGATATGGTCACTGGCCAGTTTATTGCTGACCTGATCAGTTGGGGAGCAATTGGCGCACGCACTACCGAAAGCCAGATTCATCGGGAAATGGCCTCTGCGCTCTCTTGTCCGGTCGGGTTTAAAAACGGGACGGATGGCAACACTCGCATTGCCGTTGACGCCATCCGGGCCTCCCGCGCCAGCCATATGTTCCTCTCGCCAGATAAAAATGGGCAGATGACCATCTACCAGACCAGTGGAAACCCCTACGGACATATCATCATGCGCGGCGGTAAAAAACCGAACTACCATGCCGAAGATATTGCCGCCGCCTGCGACACGCTGCACGAATTTGATCTGCCGGAACATCTGGTCGTTGACTTCAGCCACGGTAACTGTCAAAAACAGCATCGCCGCCAGTTGGAAGTCTGTGATGATATTTGCCAGCAAATTCGTCATGGCTCCACGGCAATTGCCGGGGTTATGGCAGAGAGTTTTCTGCGTGAAGGTACGCAAAAAATTATCAGCGGGCAACCATTAGTATATGGCCAGTCTATTACCGATCCCTGCCTGAACTGGGAAGATACAGAAATTCTGTTGGAAAAACTTGCCGCGGCGGTAGATAGCCGCTTTTAA
- the pheT gene encoding phenylalanine--tRNA ligase subunit beta, producing MKFSELWLREWVNPAIDSDALANQITMAGLEVDGVEPVAGDFNGVVVGEVVECAQHPNADKLRVTKVNVGGERLLDIVCGAPNCRQGLKVAVATIGAVLPGDFKIKAAKLRGEPSEGMLCSFSELGISDDHSGIIELPADAPIGTNIREYLKLNDNTIEISVTPNRADCLGIIGVARDVAVLNKSPLLEPKMASVAATIEDVLPIAVEAPDACPRYLGRVVKGINVNAPTPLWMKEKLRRCGIRSIDAVVDVTNYVLLELGQPMHAFDKDRIEGGIKVRMAKEGETLVLLDGNEAKLTADTLVIADHNKALAMAGIFGGEHSGVNSETQNVLLESAFFSPLSITGRARRYGLHTDASHRYERGVDPALQYKAMERATRLLLDICGGEAGPVIDVTHDAALPKRATILLRRNKLDRLIGHHIADEQVSDILRRLGCEVIEGQDEWEAVAPSWRFDMEIEEDLVEEIARVYGYNNIPDEPIQAGLIMGTHREADLSLKRVKTMLNDKGYQEVITYSFVDPKVQQLIHPGVEALLLPNPISVEMSAMRLSLWSGLLTTVVYNQNRQQNRVRIFETGLRFVPDTQANLGIRQDLMLAGVICGNRYDEHWNLAKETVDFYDLKGDLEAVLDLTGKLGDIQFRTELNPALHPGQSAAIYLKDERIGFIGVVHPELERKLDLNGRTLVFELEWNKLADRIVPQAREISRFPANRRDIAVVVAENVPAADILSECKKVGVNQVVGVNLFDVYRGKGVAEGYKSLAISLILQDTNRTLEEEEIAATVAKCVEALKERFQASLRD from the coding sequence ATGAAATTTAGTGAACTGTGGTTACGCGAGTGGGTTAACCCGGCAATCGATAGCGACGCTTTGGCCAATCAGATTACGATGGCGGGCCTGGAAGTCGACGGCGTTGAGCCGGTTGCGGGAGATTTTAATGGTGTTGTCGTTGGGGAAGTGGTTGAGTGCGCCCAGCACCCGAACGCCGATAAATTGCGCGTAACGAAAGTCAACGTCGGTGGTGAACGTCTGTTGGATATCGTCTGCGGCGCGCCAAACTGTCGCCAGGGGCTGAAGGTGGCGGTCGCCACCATCGGCGCGGTACTGCCGGGCGATTTCAAAATCAAAGCGGCCAAACTGCGCGGTGAACCGTCGGAAGGGATGCTGTGCTCTTTCTCGGAGCTGGGGATTTCCGATGACCATAGCGGCATTATCGAACTGCCGGCGGATGCGCCAATCGGTACCAATATTCGCGAGTATCTGAAGCTTAACGATAATACCATCGAAATTAGCGTCACACCGAACCGCGCCGATTGCTTAGGCATTATTGGCGTAGCGCGCGATGTAGCAGTTCTGAACAAATCGCCGCTCCTTGAGCCGAAAATGGCGTCAGTGGCCGCCACGATAGAGGACGTATTGCCTATCGCCGTTGAAGCGCCAGATGCTTGCCCGCGTTATCTGGGCCGGGTGGTGAAAGGTATCAATGTTAACGCGCCGACGCCGCTGTGGATGAAAGAGAAACTACGTCGCTGTGGTATTCGCTCCATTGATGCGGTGGTTGACGTGACTAACTACGTGCTACTCGAACTGGGTCAACCGATGCATGCCTTTGATAAAGATCGCATTGAAGGCGGTATCAAAGTGCGGATGGCGAAAGAGGGCGAAACACTGGTGCTGCTGGACGGTAATGAAGCGAAGCTGACTGCCGATACGCTGGTTATCGCTGATCATAACAAAGCCCTGGCGATGGCCGGTATCTTTGGCGGCGAGCACTCCGGCGTAAACAGCGAAACGCAAAATGTATTGCTGGAGTCTGCCTTCTTCAGCCCGCTGTCTATCACTGGTCGCGCGCGTCGTTACGGTCTGCATACCGATGCGTCTCATCGCTACGAACGTGGTGTTGATCCGGCGTTACAGTATAAAGCGATGGAGCGTGCCACGCGTCTGCTCCTTGATATCTGCGGCGGTGAAGCCGGTCCGGTCATTGATGTGACTCACGACGCCGCGCTGCCGAAGCGTGCCACAATCCTGCTTCGCCGCAACAAGCTTGATCGTCTGATCGGGCATCACATTGCGGATGAGCAGGTCAGCGATATTCTGCGCCGTCTGGGCTGTGAGGTGATTGAAGGCCAGGACGAATGGGAAGCTGTCGCGCCGAGCTGGCGCTTCGATATGGAGATCGAAGAAGATCTGGTAGAAGAGATTGCTCGCGTCTATGGCTACAACAATATTCCGGATGAGCCAATCCAGGCGGGCTTAATCATGGGGACGCATCGTGAAGCCGATTTGTCATTGAAGCGGGTTAAAACCATGCTGAATGACAAAGGCTATCAGGAAGTGATTACCTATAGCTTTGTTGATCCTAAAGTACAACAACTGATTCACCCTGGCGTAGAAGCCCTGCTATTGCCAAATCCTATTTCCGTTGAGATGTCGGCGATGCGTCTGTCCCTGTGGAGCGGCTTGCTGACGACGGTAGTGTATAACCAGAATCGCCAGCAAAATCGCGTGCGTATTTTCGAAACCGGTTTACGTTTCGTTCCGGATACACAAGCCAATCTGGGAATTCGACAGGATCTGATGCTGGCTGGTGTGATTTGCGGCAACCGCTATGATGAGCACTGGAACCTGGCAAAAGAGACCGTTGATTTCTATGATTTGAAAGGCGATCTGGAAGCCGTGTTGGATCTAACGGGTAAACTGGGCGATATCCAGTTCAGGACGGAGTTGAATCCAGCTCTGCATCCGGGACAGTCCGCAGCGATTTATCTGAAAGATGAACGCATTGGTTTTATTGGGGTTGTTCACCCTGAACTGGAACGTAAACTGGATCTGAATGGTCGTACGCTGGTGTTTGAACTGGAGTGGAATAAGCTGGCAGACCGTATCGTGCCTCAGGCGCGGGAGATTTCACGCTTCCCGGCCAACCGTCGCGACATTGCGGTCGTGGTTGCAGAAAACGTTCCCGCAGCGGATATTTTATCCGAATGTAAGAAAGTTGGCGTAAATCAGGTAGTTGGCGTAAACTTATTTGACGTGTACCGCGGTAAGGGTGTTGCGGAGGGCTATAAGAGCCTCGCTATCAGCCTGATCCTTCAGGATACCAACCGTACACTCGAAGAAGAGGAGATTGCCGCTACCGTCGCCAAATGTGTAGAGGCATTAAAAGAGCGATTCCAGGCATCATTGAGGGATTGA
- the ydiV gene encoding anti-FlhDC factor YdiV: MIISLDELYHSELFFLPVMDKNARLVGLEIIATFATEDGAARMPTELLAPRLSAEEQCSLFVEKLALLETCQHFFIQHKLIAWINLTPAISESLLLDSELFSRTARFPFLELAISENYPGLNLGKENQTLANLAMHFPLMLANFGTGEASTRAIFDALFRRVMLDKNFIQQRAEMISFEPFMRAIVSQLSSSCESLMITGIDSEAMFTRTAPLGFSAFQGGLWPPVPVNQLIKLVQR, translated from the coding sequence ATGATTATTTCACTTGATGAACTTTACCATTCCGAACTTTTTTTCCTTCCTGTAATGGATAAAAATGCCCGGCTTGTTGGCCTGGAAATTATCGCGACGTTTGCCACTGAAGACGGTGCTGCACGGATGCCGACTGAGCTGTTAGCGCCACGCCTTTCAGCGGAAGAACAATGCAGTCTTTTTGTTGAAAAACTTGCCTTGTTAGAAACGTGTCAGCACTTTTTTATTCAGCATAAACTTATTGCATGGATTAATTTAACCCCCGCAATTAGTGAATCATTATTATTAGATAGCGAACTTTTTTCCCGAACCGCGCGTTTTCCGTTTCTTGAATTGGCCATCAGTGAGAATTATCCAGGATTAAACCTGGGTAAAGAGAACCAAACGTTAGCGAATCTGGCAATGCATTTTCCATTAATGTTAGCAAATTTTGGGACAGGTGAGGCGTCGACCAGAGCTATTTTTGATGCGCTTTTCAGACGCGTTATGCTCGATAAAAACTTTATTCAGCAGCGAGCCGAAATGATCTCATTTGAGCCATTTATGCGTGCCATTGTTTCACAGCTCTCCTCCAGCTGTGAGTCGCTGATGATTACTGGCATTGATAGCGAGGCAATGTTTACGCGCACTGCGCCATTGGGATTTAGCGCATTTCAGGGCGGGTTATGGCCGCCAGTGCCGGTAAATCAGCTCATTAAACTGGTTCAGCGATAA
- a CDS encoding C40 family peptidase, which produces MRFGLLVITALFLAGCSTHRAPAPNARLSDSITVIAGLNDQLQSWRGTPYRYGGMSRRGVDCSGFVVVTMRDKFDLQLPRDTREQSKVGTRIDKDELLPGDLVFFKTGSGESGLHVGIYDTNNEFIHASTSRGVMRSSLDNVYWRKNFWQARRI; this is translated from the coding sequence ATGCGTTTTGGGCTTCTTGTTATCACAGCATTGTTCCTGGCAGGATGCAGCACTCACCGGGCACCGGCGCCGAACGCCAGGCTATCAGACTCGATTACCGTGATCGCGGGTCTTAACGATCAGTTACAGTCCTGGCGCGGTACGCCATATCGCTATGGCGGCATGAGCCGCAGAGGTGTGGACTGCTCCGGTTTTGTGGTCGTCACAATGCGTGACAAATTTGATTTACAGTTGCCGCGTGATACGCGTGAGCAATCAAAAGTGGGCACCAGAATCGACAAAGATGAGTTACTTCCGGGAGATTTGGTTTTCTTTAAAACGGGTTCGGGCGAAAGCGGCTTACATGTCGGTATTTACGATACAAATAATGAGTTTATTCATGCCTCTACCAGTCGTGGCGTGATGCGCTCGTCGCTGGATAATGTGTACTGGCGGAAAAATTTCTGGCAGGCAAGGCGAATTTAA